A single region of the Marinobacter nanhaiticus D15-8W genome encodes:
- a CDS encoding SPOR domain-containing protein, protein MSRDYAKKPRNDRSAATSRTVSKNRPRPGARSNGAPKRQAGGLSLRWILSLAMVGGFIGFIAYLNSLPTPEEQHAAAPKPAPSKPSPAPAEKKKEQQQSFQFYDMLPESEVVPPKVKEYDPGPTAAERQYRYLVQTGSFKGHADAERQRAQIAFQGLRANIEKVTLDSGTTWYRVNVGPFDSRSKMNSAVDKLVGINIQPLVRKVPKG, encoded by the coding sequence ATGTCCCGTGATTACGCCAAGAAGCCCAGGAATGACCGGTCGGCAGCCACGTCCCGGACCGTTAGCAAAAACAGGCCTCGCCCAGGTGCGCGCAGCAACGGCGCCCCAAAACGGCAGGCTGGAGGCCTGTCACTGCGCTGGATACTGTCGTTGGCGATGGTGGGCGGCTTTATTGGCTTCATCGCCTACCTGAACTCCTTGCCCACGCCCGAGGAGCAGCATGCGGCGGCTCCCAAGCCGGCGCCATCCAAACCGAGCCCAGCACCGGCAGAAAAGAAAAAGGAACAGCAACAGTCCTTCCAGTTCTACGACATGCTGCCCGAATCAGAGGTCGTTCCGCCGAAGGTTAAGGAATACGACCCCGGTCCGACAGCGGCTGAGCGGCAATACCGCTACCTCGTCCAGACCGGCTCGTTCAAGGGACACGCTGACGCCGAACGCCAGCGAGCCCAGATAGCCTTCCAGGGGCTCCGGGCAAACATCGAGAAAGTCACCCTGGACAGCGGCACCACCTGGTACCGCGTCAATGTGGGTCCATTCGATTCCCGCAGCAAAATGAACAGCGCGGTGGACAAACTGGTAGGCATCAACATCCAGCCCCTCGTACGTAAAGTGCCAAAAGGCTAG
- the argS gene encoding arginine--tRNA ligase has protein sequence MKDTVNQLLEAAVAALQADGVLPSDQTFTPNVDNTRDKAHGDFATNIALATAKVAGKPPRQLAETIIDKLPASDAVAKVEIAGPGFINFFMSDASSFDIVRTIIESGEEFGRNDSGKGKSVQIEFVSANPTGPLHVGHGRGAAIGDCLARLLEANGYRVTREFYYNDAGAQIDNLALSVQARAKGMTPEDAAWPADGYRGDYIVDVANAYLANETVTADDREVTAKGDAEDLDAIKAFAVAYLRREQDLDLKAFGVEFDVYFLESSLYSDGKVEAAVHKLKDNGYTYEKDNALWLRTTEFGDDKDRVMRKSDGGYTYFLPDVAYHLDKWQRGFTTVINEQGADHHSTVTRVRAGLQALNTGIPEGWPDYVLHQMVLVTRSGVEVKLSKRAGSYVTLRDLIDEVGRDATRFFLAARRVDSQLTFDIDLARSQTNENPVYYVQYAHARICSMLRKLNDLGVAIAPQDFANKLDGLELEEERDLANRLAQYPELITNAATQREPHHITHYLRDLAGQFHTYYNAHKVLVDDVDTRDARVALCLAVKQVLVNGLELIGVSAPEEM, from the coding sequence ATGAAAGACACGGTAAACCAGCTACTTGAAGCCGCTGTTGCGGCGCTCCAGGCTGATGGCGTTCTGCCGTCTGACCAGACGTTCACACCCAATGTGGACAACACCCGCGACAAGGCCCACGGCGACTTTGCCACGAACATTGCCCTGGCCACCGCAAAAGTAGCCGGAAAACCGCCGCGACAACTGGCCGAGACCATTATCGACAAGCTGCCAGCGAGCGATGCCGTCGCCAAGGTCGAAATTGCCGGGCCGGGCTTTATCAATTTCTTCATGAGCGATGCCAGCAGCTTCGATATCGTCCGCACGATTATCGAATCGGGCGAAGAGTTTGGTCGCAATGATTCAGGCAAGGGCAAATCGGTACAGATCGAGTTTGTATCCGCAAACCCGACCGGGCCGCTCCACGTGGGTCACGGCCGGGGTGCGGCCATTGGCGACTGCCTGGCGCGTCTGCTGGAAGCCAATGGCTACCGCGTGACCCGCGAGTTCTACTACAACGATGCCGGGGCACAGATCGATAATCTGGCACTTTCAGTTCAGGCCAGGGCCAAGGGTATGACTCCTGAAGACGCCGCCTGGCCGGCCGATGGTTATCGCGGCGACTACATCGTCGACGTTGCCAACGCCTACCTGGCCAATGAAACCGTTACAGCAGATGATCGCGAAGTGACGGCGAAGGGTGATGCCGAGGATCTGGACGCTATCAAAGCATTCGCCGTTGCCTACCTGCGGCGCGAACAGGACCTGGACCTGAAAGCGTTCGGCGTCGAATTCGATGTTTATTTCCTGGAGTCCTCGCTCTACAGCGATGGTAAGGTTGAAGCAGCTGTCCATAAGCTCAAGGACAACGGCTACACCTACGAAAAAGACAACGCCCTCTGGCTGCGCACGACCGAATTCGGCGACGACAAGGACCGGGTTATGCGCAAATCTGACGGCGGCTATACCTACTTCCTGCCGGATGTGGCCTACCATCTGGATAAATGGCAGCGCGGTTTTACTACCGTGATCAACGAGCAAGGCGCAGACCACCACTCAACGGTCACCCGGGTCAGGGCCGGGTTACAGGCTTTGAATACCGGCATACCGGAGGGTTGGCCTGACTACGTTCTCCACCAGATGGTACTGGTTACCCGCTCCGGTGTTGAAGTTAAACTCTCCAAGCGCGCTGGTAGCTATGTCACCTTGCGCGATCTTATCGACGAGGTTGGGCGGGACGCCACCCGCTTCTTCCTGGCGGCTCGCCGGGTCGACTCCCAGTTGACCTTCGATATCGATCTGGCCCGCTCACAGACCAATGAAAACCCGGTCTACTATGTGCAGTATGCGCATGCGCGGATTTGCAGCATGCTTCGCAAGCTGAATGACCTGGGCGTTGCGATCGCCCCGCAGGATTTCGCGAACAAGCTGGACGGCCTGGAACTGGAAGAAGAGCGGGATCTGGCAAACCGACTGGCCCAATACCCTGAGCTGATTACCAATGCCGCCACCCAACGTGAACCGCACCACATTACACATTATCTGCGCGACCTGGCGGGCCAGTTCCACACCTACTACAACGCCCACAAGGTCTTGGTGGACGACGTCGATACCCGTGACGCACGCGTGGCCCTGTGCCTGGCGGTCAAGCAGGTCCTGGTCAACGGGCTGGAGCTGATCGGCGTCAGTGCCCCGGAAGAAATGTGA